The following proteins are encoded in a genomic region of Chaetodon auriga isolate fChaAug3 chromosome 8, fChaAug3.hap1, whole genome shotgun sequence:
- the mtf1 gene encoding metal regulatory transcription factor 1 isoform X1, which yields MSENGPHTEAPMYFKVEVDHLERDDEEEEDKIHYDKDDDLIAEPSSSSGRVYDRTTVLIERDPIRLDEEGEEEGHCGGDEDGVTFLTEGEGDGDEEEGSLTFMTDPDGMLQGYVHHTISPDQIQFTINPGSTPMPRNIEGATLTLHSECPETKQREVKRYQCMFEGCTRTYSTAGNLRTHQKTHRGEYTFVCNQQGCGKAFLTSYSLKIHVRVHTKEKPFECDVQGCEKAFNTLYRLKAHQRLHTGKTFNCESEGCTKYFTTLSDLRKHIRTHTGEKPFRCDHDGCGKAFAASHHLKTHVRTHTGEKPFNCPSDGCEKTFSSQYSLKSHIRGHDKGQPFSVTLTHPLSEDANHSLCLSDLSLISTDSELRENIHNAQSVTPVKIFELMFQSPENSVSQDDAHPNESLAEPFNLETSTQPVVTDASSLISFSLNPTSSSSCSHTTAVMEAPSQLSQSSSSQASTPASATATVSAAQPPPFMQLTGPQQISDVPAQASVQAASHVTPQHYVALPPTFLQPDSATQTTPLPQPIPAPPPVAPALTTTPPGTAAVSVAATATDALAAVAQPVPLANNPVPSSGPGLPPTPATITIAPTQNLLQPSLVMSDQNLQWIFSSAANSQQNPEQAPHQGAPKVEKVFFTTAIPVGGNAGNSVQQIGLSLPVIIIKQEESCQCHCACRDSAKDKSSKSASSIVSAPAPPRPSQPPPPPPSQHPEPPHHPATSSPSCCLPESSSKVSEVRLEAPSSSSSSSSSAQTFSTIVGSTATSPPSAEGLANMDVSDFLSLQSPETAANIEALLLVADDFNMATDGNP from the exons gggtgaagaggagggcCACTGTGGAGGGGATGAAGATGGGGTCACCTTCCTAACTGAAGGGGAAGGtgatggagatgaggaggagggctcTCTCACCTTTATGACTGACCCTGATGGCATGTTGCAGGGTTATGTGCACCATACCATTTCTCCAGACCAGATCCAGTTCACAATAAATCCAGGCTCTACCCCTATGCCCCGCAACATAGAGGGAGCCACCCTCACCCTGCACTCTGAGTGTCCAGAGACCAAGCAAAGAGAG GTGAAACGCTATCAGTGCATGTTCGAAGGCTGCACGAGGACATACAGTACGGCGGGAAACCTGCGGACACACCAGAAGACACACCGGGGCGAGTACACATTCGTGTGCAATCAACAGGGCTGTGGAAAAGCCTTCCTCACCTCATACAGCCTCAAGATCCACGTCCGTGTTCATACCAAGGAGAAGCCGTTTGAGTGTGATGTGCAAGGCTGTGAGAAGGCCTTTAACACGTTATACAG ACTAAAAGCACACCAGAGACTTCACACAGGCAagacattcaactgtgaatcaGAGGGATGCACAAAGTACTTTACCACACTCAGCGACCTGAGGAAGCACATTCGCACACACACTGGGGAGAAGCCATTCCG ATGCGACCACGATGGCTGTGGCAAAGCCTTTGCTGCAAGTCATCACCTAAAAACGCATGTAcggacacacacag GGGAGAAGCCATTCAACTGTCCCAGTGACGGCTGCGAGAAGACTTTCAGCAGCCAGTACAGTCTGAAGAGTCACATCCGGGGCCACGACAAAGGACAGCCCTTCAGCGTTACCCTCACCCATCCGCTCTCTGAA GATGCAAATCACTCGCTGTGCCTCAGTGACTTGAGCCTCATCTCCACAGACTCAGAGCTACGAGAGAACATCCATAAT GCTCAAAGCGTGACCCCTGTGAAGATATTTGAGCTCATGTTCCAGAGTCCTGAAAATAGCGTCAGCCAAGATGATGCCCATCCCAACG AGAGCCTTGCCGAACCCTTCAACCTAGAGACCTCTACTCAACCAGTAGTGACTGATGCCTCgtctctcatctctttctctctcaatccTACCTCCTCATCTTCCTGTTCCCACACAACTGCAGTCATGGAGGCTCCTTCCCAGCTCAGTCAGAGCTCTTCCTCTCAGGCCTCCACCCCTGCCTCTGCCACCGCTACTGTCAGCGCCGCACAGCCTCCCCCTTTCATGCAACTAACTGGGCCTCAGCAGATCTCTGATGTGCCTGCCCAGGCTTCTGTCCAAGCAGCAAGCCATGTCACCCCCCAGCATTATGTGGCACTGCCACCCACATTCCTGCAGCCAGATAGTGCCACCCAGACCACTCCTCTACCACAACCCATCCCCGCTCCTCCACCAGTGGCTCCAGCACTGACCACCACACCACCGGGCACTGCTGCTGTATCTGTTGCAGCCACTGCAACAGATGCTctggcagctgtggctcaaCCTGTGCCTTTGGCCAACAACCCTGTCCCCAGCTCTGGGCCTGGTTTGCCTCCCACACCTGCCACCATCACCATAGCTCCCACCCAGAACCTGCTGCAACCCAGCCTGGTCATGTCTGACCAGAACCTCCAGTGGATCTTCAGCAGTGCTGCCAACAGCCAGCAGAACCCAGAGCAAGCA CCACATCAAGGAGCTCCAAAAGTGGAAAAAGTTTTCTTCACTACAGCCATACCAGTGGGAGGAAATGCTG gcaACTCAGTCCAACAGATCGGCCTCAGCCTGcctgtcatcatcatcaaacaggAGGAATCCTGCCAGTGCCACTGTGCCTGCAGGGACTCTGCTAAAGACAAGAGTTCAAAGAGTGCCTCCTCCATTGTTTCAGCCCCTGCACCGCCGCGACCATCacagccccctcctcccccaccatCACAGCACCCAGAGCCTCCGCACCATCCAGCCACCTCATCTCCCTCATGCTGCCTCCCTGAGTCTTCCTCCAAGGTGAGTGAGGTGAGGCTGGAGgccccctcttcttcttcctcctcctcctcctcagctcagacTTTCTCCACAATAGTGGGCAGCACTGCCACCAGCCCTCCCTCAGCTGAAGGGTTGGCCAATATGGATGTCTCGGACTTCCTCTCCCTGCAGAGCCCTGAGACAGCTGCCAACATTGAGGCTCTGCTGCTGGTCGCTGATGACTTCAACATGGCCACTGATGGCAATCCTTAG
- the mtf1 gene encoding metal regulatory transcription factor 1 isoform X2 produces the protein MSENGPHTEAPMYFKVEVDHLERDDEEEEDKIHYDKDDDLIAEPSSSSGRVYDRTTVLIERDPIRLDEEGEEEGHCGGDEDGVTFLTEGEGDGDEEEGSLTFMTDPDGMLQGYVHHTISPDQIQFTINPGSTPMPRNIEGATLTLHSECPETKQREVKRYQCMFEGCTRTYSTAGNLRTHQKTHRGEYTFVCNQQGCGKAFLTSYSLKIHVRVHTKEKPFECDVQGCEKAFNTLYRLKAHQRLHTGKTFNCESEGCTKYFTTLSDLRKHIRTHTGEKPFRCDHDGCGKAFAASHHLKTHVRTHTGEKPFNCPSDGCEKTFSSQYSLKSHIRGHDKGQPFSVTLTHPLSEDANHSLCLSDLSLISTDSELRENIHNAQSVTPVKIFELMFQSPENSVSQDDAHPNVMEAPSQLSQSSSSQASTPASATATVSAAQPPPFMQLTGPQQISDVPAQASVQAASHVTPQHYVALPPTFLQPDSATQTTPLPQPIPAPPPVAPALTTTPPGTAAVSVAATATDALAAVAQPVPLANNPVPSSGPGLPPTPATITIAPTQNLLQPSLVMSDQNLQWIFSSAANSQQNPEQAPHQGAPKVEKVFFTTAIPVGGNAGNSVQQIGLSLPVIIIKQEESCQCHCACRDSAKDKSSKSASSIVSAPAPPRPSQPPPPPPSQHPEPPHHPATSSPSCCLPESSSKVSEVRLEAPSSSSSSSSSAQTFSTIVGSTATSPPSAEGLANMDVSDFLSLQSPETAANIEALLLVADDFNMATDGNP, from the exons gggtgaagaggagggcCACTGTGGAGGGGATGAAGATGGGGTCACCTTCCTAACTGAAGGGGAAGGtgatggagatgaggaggagggctcTCTCACCTTTATGACTGACCCTGATGGCATGTTGCAGGGTTATGTGCACCATACCATTTCTCCAGACCAGATCCAGTTCACAATAAATCCAGGCTCTACCCCTATGCCCCGCAACATAGAGGGAGCCACCCTCACCCTGCACTCTGAGTGTCCAGAGACCAAGCAAAGAGAG GTGAAACGCTATCAGTGCATGTTCGAAGGCTGCACGAGGACATACAGTACGGCGGGAAACCTGCGGACACACCAGAAGACACACCGGGGCGAGTACACATTCGTGTGCAATCAACAGGGCTGTGGAAAAGCCTTCCTCACCTCATACAGCCTCAAGATCCACGTCCGTGTTCATACCAAGGAGAAGCCGTTTGAGTGTGATGTGCAAGGCTGTGAGAAGGCCTTTAACACGTTATACAG ACTAAAAGCACACCAGAGACTTCACACAGGCAagacattcaactgtgaatcaGAGGGATGCACAAAGTACTTTACCACACTCAGCGACCTGAGGAAGCACATTCGCACACACACTGGGGAGAAGCCATTCCG ATGCGACCACGATGGCTGTGGCAAAGCCTTTGCTGCAAGTCATCACCTAAAAACGCATGTAcggacacacacag GGGAGAAGCCATTCAACTGTCCCAGTGACGGCTGCGAGAAGACTTTCAGCAGCCAGTACAGTCTGAAGAGTCACATCCGGGGCCACGACAAAGGACAGCCCTTCAGCGTTACCCTCACCCATCCGCTCTCTGAA GATGCAAATCACTCGCTGTGCCTCAGTGACTTGAGCCTCATCTCCACAGACTCAGAGCTACGAGAGAACATCCATAAT GCTCAAAGCGTGACCCCTGTGAAGATATTTGAGCTCATGTTCCAGAGTCCTGAAAATAGCGTCAGCCAAGATGATGCCCATCCCAACG TCATGGAGGCTCCTTCCCAGCTCAGTCAGAGCTCTTCCTCTCAGGCCTCCACCCCTGCCTCTGCCACCGCTACTGTCAGCGCCGCACAGCCTCCCCCTTTCATGCAACTAACTGGGCCTCAGCAGATCTCTGATGTGCCTGCCCAGGCTTCTGTCCAAGCAGCAAGCCATGTCACCCCCCAGCATTATGTGGCACTGCCACCCACATTCCTGCAGCCAGATAGTGCCACCCAGACCACTCCTCTACCACAACCCATCCCCGCTCCTCCACCAGTGGCTCCAGCACTGACCACCACACCACCGGGCACTGCTGCTGTATCTGTTGCAGCCACTGCAACAGATGCTctggcagctgtggctcaaCCTGTGCCTTTGGCCAACAACCCTGTCCCCAGCTCTGGGCCTGGTTTGCCTCCCACACCTGCCACCATCACCATAGCTCCCACCCAGAACCTGCTGCAACCCAGCCTGGTCATGTCTGACCAGAACCTCCAGTGGATCTTCAGCAGTGCTGCCAACAGCCAGCAGAACCCAGAGCAAGCA CCACATCAAGGAGCTCCAAAAGTGGAAAAAGTTTTCTTCACTACAGCCATACCAGTGGGAGGAAATGCTG gcaACTCAGTCCAACAGATCGGCCTCAGCCTGcctgtcatcatcatcaaacaggAGGAATCCTGCCAGTGCCACTGTGCCTGCAGGGACTCTGCTAAAGACAAGAGTTCAAAGAGTGCCTCCTCCATTGTTTCAGCCCCTGCACCGCCGCGACCATCacagccccctcctcccccaccatCACAGCACCCAGAGCCTCCGCACCATCCAGCCACCTCATCTCCCTCATGCTGCCTCCCTGAGTCTTCCTCCAAGGTGAGTGAGGTGAGGCTGGAGgccccctcttcttcttcctcctcctcctcctcagctcagacTTTCTCCACAATAGTGGGCAGCACTGCCACCAGCCCTCCCTCAGCTGAAGGGTTGGCCAATATGGATGTCTCGGACTTCCTCTCCCTGCAGAGCCCTGAGACAGCTGCCAACATTGAGGCTCTGCTGCTGGTCGCTGATGACTTCAACATGGCCACTGATGGCAATCCTTAG
- the yrdc gene encoding threonylcarbamoyl-AMP synthase isoform X1, producing the protein MKSVLNVAAELLKSRAANSSAAARRLGGEMCKELKTKVLRLSPATPNGPSVHQESHTGGAEILRCTVKALKEGDLVAVPTDTIYGLACLAQNSEAVRKTYDVKGRDAQKPLAICVGEIQDIYKYCKVPVKEALLGDLLPGPVTLVFERSEALNADLNPFTSVSPLPEWISPSTTVLPVAHVPVCSSACRRTHPRPCLYETPLPDVWGTARTHQRQHQLTHQHRGRARVSGALAQTCSGGGWRTNRRPEPPRINGGRPISAGQISHHQTRLCPFLHG; encoded by the exons ATGAAGTCCGTCCTTAACGTCGCCGCAGAATTACTCAAATCCAGAGCAGCGAACAGTTCAGCCGCAGCTCGTCGACTCGGAGGAGAGATGTGCAAAGAGCTCAAGACCAAAGTGCTGCGTTTGAGTCCCGCGACTCCCAATGGGCCGTCCGTTCACCAGGAGAGCCACACAG GTGGTGCTGAAATCCTCCGTTGCACGGTGAAAGCCCTGAAGGAGGGCGACCTGGTTGCGGTGCCCACGGACACCATCTACGGCCTGGCGTGTCTGGCCCAGAACTCCGAAGCCGTCAGAAAAACCTACGACGTGAAAGGACGAGACGCTCAGAAGCCGCTGGCCATCTGTGTGGGGGAGATTCAGGATATCTATAA GTACTGCAAGGTGCCGGTGAAGGAGGCTCTGTTAGGCGACCTGCTGCCCGGTCCCGTCACTCTGGTGTTCGAAAGATCTGAAGCCCTGAATGCAGATCTCAACCCCTTCACTTCGGTAAGTCCACTCCCTGAATGGATATCACC CTCTACCACCGTATTACCTGTTGCTCACGTGCCCGTGTGCTCCTCAGCTTGTCGGCGTACGCATCCCAGACCATGCCTTTATGAGACGCCTCTGCCAGATGTGTGGGGAACCGCTCGCACTCACCAGCGCCAACATCAGCTCACACACCAGCACCGTGGCCGTGCAC GAGTTTCAGGAGCTCTGGCCCAAACTTGCAGTGGTGGTGGATGGAGGACCAATAGGAGACCAGAGCCGCCTCGGATCAACGGTGGTCGACCTATCAGTGCTGGGCAAATATCGCATCATCAGACCCGGCTG TGCCCTTTCCTCCACGGTTGA
- the yrdc gene encoding threonylcarbamoyl-AMP synthase isoform X2 yields MKSVLNVAAELLKSRAANSSAAARRLGGEMCKELKTKVLRLSPATPNGPSVHQESHTGGAEILRCTVKALKEGDLVAVPTDTIYGLACLAQNSEAVRKTYDVKGRDAQKPLAICVGEIQDIYKYCKVPVKEALLGDLLPGPVTLVFERSEALNADLNPFTSLVGVRIPDHAFMRRLCQMCGEPLALTSANISSHTSTVAVHEFQELWPKLAVVVDGGPIGDQSRLGSTVVDLSVLGKYRIIRPGCALSSTVDVLERKHGLSEDSGEQ; encoded by the exons ATGAAGTCCGTCCTTAACGTCGCCGCAGAATTACTCAAATCCAGAGCAGCGAACAGTTCAGCCGCAGCTCGTCGACTCGGAGGAGAGATGTGCAAAGAGCTCAAGACCAAAGTGCTGCGTTTGAGTCCCGCGACTCCCAATGGGCCGTCCGTTCACCAGGAGAGCCACACAG GTGGTGCTGAAATCCTCCGTTGCACGGTGAAAGCCCTGAAGGAGGGCGACCTGGTTGCGGTGCCCACGGACACCATCTACGGCCTGGCGTGTCTGGCCCAGAACTCCGAAGCCGTCAGAAAAACCTACGACGTGAAAGGACGAGACGCTCAGAAGCCGCTGGCCATCTGTGTGGGGGAGATTCAGGATATCTATAA GTACTGCAAGGTGCCGGTGAAGGAGGCTCTGTTAGGCGACCTGCTGCCCGGTCCCGTCACTCTGGTGTTCGAAAGATCTGAAGCCCTGAATGCAGATCTCAACCCCTTCACTTCG CTTGTCGGCGTACGCATCCCAGACCATGCCTTTATGAGACGCCTCTGCCAGATGTGTGGGGAACCGCTCGCACTCACCAGCGCCAACATCAGCTCACACACCAGCACCGTGGCCGTGCAC GAGTTTCAGGAGCTCTGGCCCAAACTTGCAGTGGTGGTGGATGGAGGACCAATAGGAGACCAGAGCCGCCTCGGATCAACGGTGGTCGACCTATCAGTGCTGGGCAAATATCGCATCATCAGACCCGGCTG TGCCCTTTCCTCCACGGTTGACGTGCTGGAGCGCAAACACGGACTGTCAGAAGACTCGGGGGAACAGTGA
- the LOC143324136 gene encoding glycoprotein endo-alpha-1,2-mannosidase-like protein encodes MARLRRKACIALFLFTLFIFGTMMGLRTLKPSDGFSDLAPGLELLPMIGGKMDRRSVSREATASPGQARPAASNTKAVLTNSGPEGTIFYDVHIFYYTWYGNPHMDGKYIHWDHILVPHWDPKIASSYPRGRHMPPEDIGSSFYPELNPYSSRDPDVLESHMEQIGASAAGVLVLSWYPPGLADDNGEPSEDMVPAVLDAAYRHNLKVAFHIQPYRGRNDQSVHDNIKYIIDRYGDHGAFYKFTSSTGKSLPLFYIYDSYLTPPESWSEFLTPTGSHSVRGSAYDSIFIALIVEERHKHDILAGGFDGMYTYFASNGFSFGSSHQNWKAIKAFCDGNNLLFIPCVGPGYIDTSIRPWNNHNMRNRVNGRYYETALQAALNVRPEMVAITSFNEWHEGTQIERAVPKKTVTRVYLDYQPHGPDHYLELTRRWAEQFNKEKEQWLM; translated from the exons ATGGCAAGACTACGGAGGAAAGCTTGcatcgctctctttctctttacgCTGTTCATTTTTGGGACCATGATGGGACTGAGGACCCTAAAGCCCAGTGACGGTTTCTCGGATCTGGCTCCGGGCTTGGAGCTCCTGCCGATGATCGGGGGGAAGATGGACCGGCGCTCCGTGTCCCGTGAGGCCACCGCGTCCCCGGGTCAAGCTCGCCCGGCTGCCAGCAACACCAAAGCAGTTTTGACCAACTCCGGTCCCGAGGGGACTATATTTTATgatgttcacattttttacTACACCTGGTACGGCAACCCACACATGGACGGCAAATACATCCATTGGGACCACATCCTGGTTCCACACTGGGACCCCAAAATCGCATCCAGCTACCCGAGAGGGAGACACATGCCGCCAGAGGACATCGGCTCCAGTTTCTACCCCGAGCTCAATCCGTACAGCTCCAGGGACCCGGACGTGTTGGAGTCCCACATGGAGCAGATCGGAGCCTCTGCAGCAG GGGTTCTGGTCCTGTCCTGGTATCCTCCCGGCCTGGCTGATGACAATGGGGAACCCAGTGAGGATATGGTACCAGCTGTACTGGATGCTGCATATAGACACAACCTCAAG GTTGCGTTTCACATCCAGCCATACAGAGGACGAAACGACCAGAGTGTGCATGACAACATCAAGTATATCATTGACAG GTACGGAGACCATGGAGCCTTCTACAAGTTTACTTCCAGCACGGGGAAGAGTCTTCCTCTATTCTACATCTACGACTCTTACCTAACTCCACCAGAGTCCTGGTCTGAATTTTTGACTCCCACCGGCTCCCACAGCGTGCGCGGCTCAGCCTATGACTCCATCTTCATTGCCCTGATTGTGGAAGAGCGCCACAAGCACGACATCCTCGCAGGTGGCTTCGATGGCATGTACACTTACTTTGCTTCCAACGGTTTCTCCTTCGGCTCCTCTCACCAGAACTGGAAGGCCATCAAAGCCTTCTGTGACGGCAACaatctcctcttcatcccctgCGTCGGACCTGGTTACATCGACACCAGCATCCGGCCGTGGAACAACCACAACATGCGCAACAGGGTGAACGGCCGGTACTATGAGACGGCCCTGCAGGCGGCGCTGAACGTGAGGCCAGAGATGGTCGCCATCACATCTTTTAACGAATGGCACGAGGGGACGCAGATAGAGAGGGCGGTGCCCAAAAAAACAGTAACTCGCGTGTACTTGGACTATCAGCCACATGGACCCGATCACTACCTGGAGCTGACCCGCCGCTGGGCTGAGCAGTTCAACAAAGAGAAGGAGCAGTGGCTCATGTGA